From Paenibacillus graminis, a single genomic window includes:
- a CDS encoding response regulator: MYSVLIVDDELAIREGLATLLDWESLGYTVVDTAANAIEAKHKYELHSPDLMIIDIRMPGRDGLELIRELREDDPELHIIILSGYADFSYAKRAMSLGIDNYLLKPVDEDELHLYLTNLSTELAARAAHRKKHAAVKIWSREMLVQSLLLDSSPQAPSAIAAAALESGLLWDSYQVVLIRLLLRDNADHGTSTAVKTRLAASFEQQEWGVVFSLDSYLGVLLQPSFQKELVRQLMVQNIHEAVTAQGLDCIITAGDMVDSLEEVPASKESALARMKEHFFYDEPGIIGPDSLKLKTGLPVKPEEVESGLTSVTERLYFAMDIGSINVLPPLIQEAGELMIAAGYSEMAVKSRYVRLATYLINKLPLHYRELELLHSRMDEQIEQIYKHTSLPKLQTHINGLLEQYAGGIERDDMEVLMKRMLDLIHRHYSENLKLETLADVFTYSSAYLGKLFKNSTGFSFNSYLDNVRIGKAKELLDQGCKIHQAASEAGFSDVDYFREKFKKIEGISPSEYRRKNSV, encoded by the coding sequence GGATGATGAACTGGCAATCCGGGAGGGACTTGCCACCCTGCTGGACTGGGAGAGCCTTGGCTATACGGTCGTTGATACTGCGGCGAACGCCATAGAAGCGAAGCATAAATACGAGCTGCATTCCCCCGATCTGATGATTATCGATATCCGCATGCCCGGCAGAGACGGGCTGGAGCTGATCCGGGAGCTGCGGGAGGACGATCCGGAGCTGCATATTATCATCCTCAGCGGCTATGCGGATTTCAGCTATGCCAAACGTGCGATGTCTTTGGGGATCGACAATTACCTGCTGAAGCCGGTGGACGAAGATGAACTGCACCTGTATCTGACCAATCTGTCTACAGAGCTTGCAGCGCGGGCGGCCCACCGGAAGAAACATGCCGCCGTCAAAATATGGAGCCGGGAAATGCTGGTCCAGTCCCTGCTGCTGGATAGCAGCCCGCAGGCTCCTTCGGCAATAGCGGCAGCGGCGCTGGAGTCCGGACTGCTCTGGGATTCCTATCAGGTGGTTCTGATCCGGCTGCTGCTCCGGGACAATGCAGACCATGGAACGTCAACGGCTGTCAAGACGAGGCTTGCGGCCAGCTTTGAACAACAGGAATGGGGGGTTGTCTTCTCTCTGGACTCTTATCTGGGCGTCTTGCTGCAGCCTTCGTTTCAGAAGGAGCTGGTGCGCCAACTGATGGTCCAGAATATCCATGAAGCCGTAACCGCCCAAGGGCTGGACTGTATCATCACCGCAGGAGATATGGTGGACTCTTTGGAGGAGGTTCCTGCTTCCAAAGAGTCCGCGCTGGCGCGGATGAAGGAGCATTTCTTCTACGACGAGCCGGGGATAATCGGACCGGATTCCCTCAAGCTGAAGACCGGCCTGCCGGTCAAGCCGGAGGAGGTGGAATCCGGCCTCACGTCTGTGACGGAACGGCTGTATTTTGCCATGGATATCGGCAGCATCAACGTTCTGCCTCCGCTGATTCAGGAGGCTGGAGAGCTGATGATTGCCGCCGGTTATTCCGAAATGGCCGTGAAATCCCGTTATGTCCGCCTGGCCACCTATTTGATCAACAAGCTGCCTCTCCACTACAGGGAGCTGGAGCTGCTGCACAGCAGAATGGATGAACAGATTGAGCAAATTTACAAGCATACCTCACTGCCGAAACTGCAAACCCATATCAACGGTCTCCTGGAGCAATATGCCGGCGGAATTGAACGCGACGATATGGAGGTGTTAATGAAGCGGATGCTGGACCTCATTCACCGCCATTACTCCGAGAATCTGAAGCTGGAGACGCTGGCGGATGTGTTCACTTACAGCAGCGCCTATCTGGGCAAGCTGTTCAAGAACAGCACGGGCTTCTCCTTCAACAGCTATCTGGACAATGTCCGCATCGGTAAAGCCAAGGAACTGCTGGACCAGGGCTGTAAAATCCATCAGGCCGCAAGCGAAGCCGGCTTCAGCGATGTGGATTATTTCCGGGAAAAGTTCAAGAAGATTGAAGGCATCTCCCCTTCCGAATACCGCAGAAAAAACTCTGTATAA
- a CDS encoding ABC transporter permease gives MKAITVKVKPEPKKPASRFWPTFLQQKYLYMMALPFVLWAFVFNYLPLWGWTMAFQKYKPGKSFFEQKWVGLQYFRELFHDEQFFNALRNTLAMSLMGLLAGFIIPIVFAVLLNELRLMFLKRFVQTVSYLPHFVSWVVAAGIITKMLSTDNGAVNDLLMSLHLISEPIQFMAKGNLFWGIVTASDVWKETGWNTIIYLAAISGIGPELYEAARVDGASRLQQVRNITLPGIRTTVIILLIMSIGHLISIGFEKQFLLGNNLVRDYSQTLDLYALNYGLGLGRFSFGTAINIFNSVVSVILLFVANGIFKKITKESII, from the coding sequence ATGAAAGCGATTACCGTCAAAGTGAAGCCGGAGCCGAAGAAGCCTGCCTCACGCTTTTGGCCAACGTTCCTGCAGCAGAAATATCTCTACATGATGGCTCTCCCGTTTGTGCTCTGGGCCTTTGTTTTCAACTATCTGCCTTTATGGGGATGGACCATGGCCTTTCAGAAATACAAGCCGGGCAAATCTTTTTTCGAGCAGAAGTGGGTAGGTCTGCAGTACTTCAGGGAGCTGTTCCATGATGAGCAATTCTTCAATGCGCTGCGCAACACACTCGCGATGAGCCTCATGGGCCTGCTGGCCGGATTCATTATTCCCATTGTATTCGCTGTTCTTCTGAATGAATTGCGGCTGATGTTTCTGAAACGTTTTGTCCAGACCGTCTCTTATCTGCCCCACTTCGTGTCCTGGGTCGTTGCGGCCGGGATTATAACCAAGATGCTCTCTACCGACAACGGTGCGGTGAACGATCTGCTGATGAGCCTGCACCTGATCAGCGAACCTATACAATTCATGGCCAAAGGCAATCTGTTCTGGGGCATAGTCACGGCTTCGGATGTCTGGAAGGAAACGGGCTGGAACACGATCATCTATCTGGCTGCGATTTCCGGCATCGGTCCGGAGCTCTATGAAGCCGCAAGAGTGGATGGGGCCAGCCGGCTCCAGCAGGTGCGCAATATTACACTGCCGGGTATCCGGACTACGGTTATTATCCTCCTGATTATGTCGATCGGGCATTTAATCAGCATCGGATTCGAGAAGCAATTCCTGCTCGGCAACAACCTGGTGCGCGATTATTCGCAGACGCTGGATCTGTACGCGCTGAATTACGGGCTGGGGCTGGGGCGTTTCTCCTTCGGGACAGCCATTAACATTTTCAACTCGGTAGTAAGTGTGATTCTGCTGTTCGTCGCCAACGGCATTTTCAAAAAAATAACGAAGGAAAGCATCATATAG
- a CDS encoding carbohydrate ABC transporter permease, whose protein sequence is MLSKKLAAASWSDRIFDLVVYAAITVVTIATLYPFLNVLAISFNDSTDSIKGGITVYPRVFTVKNYETIFAYSGLMTGLKISVLRTIIGTILGLVSASMLAFTLSRVDFQARRFVSTFLALTMYVSGGLIPVYILIKNLDMMGTFGVYVLPGLVSAFNVFVIRSFIDGLPYALQESAKLDGANDFTIYWRVILPLTKPALATIALFLAVGQWNAWFDTYLYNGSKEGLTTLQFELMKVIQSTTTNADNFRGRNMTEVMAQISPESVKMAITIVVTVPILVVYPFLQRYFVKGMTLGSVKS, encoded by the coding sequence ATGCTGAGTAAAAAACTGGCCGCCGCATCCTGGTCGGACCGTATCTTCGATTTGGTAGTCTATGCCGCGATTACAGTGGTGACCATTGCCACGTTATATCCTTTTCTGAATGTGCTGGCGATCTCCTTCAACGACTCCACGGACAGTATCAAAGGCGGAATTACAGTCTATCCGCGCGTGTTCACCGTCAAGAACTATGAAACGATCTTTGCTTATTCCGGGCTGATGACCGGACTGAAGATCTCTGTCCTGCGCACAATCATCGGTACCATCCTCGGGCTGGTCAGCGCCTCCATGCTCGCATTTACTTTAAGCCGGGTGGACTTTCAGGCCCGCAGGTTCGTCTCCACGTTCCTGGCGCTGACGATGTATGTCTCGGGCGGGCTGATTCCGGTCTACATTCTGATCAAAAACCTGGATATGATGGGGACCTTCGGTGTCTATGTCCTCCCCGGCCTCGTCAGCGCCTTCAATGTATTCGTCATCCGTTCCTTCATTGATGGCTTGCCCTACGCCCTTCAGGAATCCGCCAAGCTCGACGGCGCCAATGACTTCACGATTTACTGGCGGGTCATTCTCCCGCTCACCAAACCGGCGCTGGCGACGATTGCGCTGTTCCTGGCCGTCGGCCAGTGGAATGCCTGGTTCGACACCTATCTGTACAACGGTTCCAAGGAGGGTCTGACCACCCTGCAGTTTGAGCTGATGAAGGTCATTCAGAGCACGACAACCAATGCGGATAATTTCCGCGGCCGCAATATGACGGAGGTGATGGCGCAGATCTCCCCGGAATCGGTCAAAATGGCAATCACCATCGTGGTTACGGTGCCTATTCTGGTTGTCTACCCGTTTCTGCAGCGCTACTTCGTCAAGGGGATGACGCTGGGTTCAGTAAAAAGCTAG
- a CDS encoding ABC transporter substrate-binding protein, translating to MTSKTAKPYVLLMALTLLLSVLAGCSGSNNTKNAADNASATKAANGGNASAAAEATAKTEDLSPLTLSFFAEDPNPNWNNMQDDVSKVITEKTGVTLDAEFAVGDPQQKIALIAAGGEYPDIISAKADIGKLVDAGAVIDLTELIDKYAPNIKRVLGDNLARAKYTNEDQSIYAIPTWAAIDEKKFVAGGGFELQHRVVKEAGYPEIRTVADYENVIKAYLEKHPTDENGNKNIGLSLNADDWHMYISVTNPAVATTGGSDDGEYYIDQETHEAIYHFRRPEEKEYFRWLNHMNDIGLLDKESFVQKYDQYKAKVATGRVLGLIDQDWDYNDAQQALKTAGKYEQTYGHYPVTLTKDYKETSFWPTGFMGGYGISISSTNPDPVRTIKFLDYLASDEGQILNNWGIEGKHYVVENGKRIVPQEVQDRINNDNTAFTKESGIGFYWNIMVHYGDGAKDSTGNYYTKNFPEQLVLGYSDAEKETLAAYKATTWKDLFPKEEEFKEKAYGAAWNIAIPGEDEVSILGNKMRDITWKRIPQAILAKPADFDKIWDAYMADLDKAGVEKMEKGYTKYVQDRVALWSSK from the coding sequence ATGACAAGCAAGACAGCGAAACCGTACGTGCTGCTGATGGCTTTGACCTTGCTCCTCAGTGTGCTGGCAGGCTGCAGCGGTTCAAACAATACCAAGAATGCAGCAGACAATGCCAGTGCGACAAAGGCTGCGAACGGAGGCAATGCCAGTGCAGCCGCAGAGGCTACAGCCAAAACCGAAGATTTGAGTCCGCTGACACTCTCCTTCTTCGCGGAAGACCCGAATCCGAACTGGAATAATATGCAGGACGATGTCAGCAAGGTCATCACGGAAAAAACAGGCGTCACGCTGGATGCGGAATTTGCCGTGGGCGACCCGCAGCAGAAAATTGCCCTGATCGCAGCCGGCGGCGAATATCCTGACATCATCTCCGCCAAAGCGGATATCGGCAAGCTGGTCGATGCCGGAGCCGTGATTGATCTGACGGAATTAATCGATAAATATGCCCCCAACATCAAGCGAGTGCTCGGCGATAACCTTGCCCGGGCGAAATATACTAATGAAGACCAGTCCATCTATGCCATTCCGACCTGGGCGGCAATAGATGAGAAGAAATTCGTGGCCGGCGGCGGGTTCGAGCTGCAGCACCGTGTGGTGAAGGAAGCCGGATATCCGGAAATCCGCACGGTTGCCGATTATGAGAATGTGATCAAAGCCTACCTGGAGAAACATCCCACCGATGAGAACGGCAACAAAAATATCGGGCTCTCCCTGAACGCGGATGACTGGCATATGTACATTTCCGTCACCAACCCGGCCGTGGCGACCACTGGTGGCTCGGATGACGGGGAATATTACATTGATCAGGAGACACATGAGGCCATTTACCACTTCCGCCGTCCGGAGGAGAAGGAATATTTCCGCTGGCTGAACCACATGAATGACATCGGCCTGCTCGACAAGGAGAGCTTTGTGCAGAAGTACGACCAATACAAAGCCAAAGTCGCCACCGGACGGGTGCTCGGCCTGATTGACCAGGATTGGGACTACAATGATGCCCAGCAGGCACTTAAGACGGCAGGGAAATATGAACAGACCTACGGCCACTACCCGGTCACACTAACGAAAGATTATAAGGAAACCAGCTTCTGGCCTACCGGGTTCATGGGCGGCTACGGCATCTCGATCTCCAGCACCAACCCGGACCCGGTCCGCACCATCAAGTTCCTGGACTACCTCGCTTCCGACGAAGGCCAGATCCTGAACAACTGGGGGATTGAAGGCAAGCATTATGTGGTGGAGAACGGCAAACGGATCGTTCCTCAGGAAGTTCAGGACCGCATCAACAATGACAATACTGCATTCACTAAGGAATCCGGAATCGGTTTTTACTGGAACATAATGGTTCACTACGGCGATGGCGCCAAGGATTCGACCGGCAACTATTATACGAAGAACTTCCCGGAACAGCTGGTGCTCGGCTACAGCGACGCCGAGAAGGAAACCCTGGCCGCCTACAAAGCCACCACCTGGAAGGATCTGTTCCCGAAAGAAGAGGAATTCAAGGAAAAAGCCTATGGAGCGGCCTGGAACATTGCCATTCCCGGCGAAGATGAAGTCTCCATTCTGGGCAACAAAATGAGGGATATCACGTGGAAACGGATTCCCCAGGCCATCCTGGCGAAACCGGCGGATTTCGATAAAATCTGGGATGCCTACATGGCTGACCTAGACAAAGCCGGCGTGGAAAAAATGGAAAAAGGCTACACCAAATATGTGCAGGACCGTGTGGCTTTGTGGAGCAGTAAATAA
- a CDS encoding YfcC family protein, giving the protein METVKRKWKWSLPHSYTLIFLIIVAIAGLTWIVPSGQFDRQEVVVDGSSRTAIIPGTYHTVPKTSEQGDLRQGFAQIASAPMEGIINAADVVAFVLVVGGAFGIILQTGAIDRALMALAGRLKTKGILLIPIAMVIFSLGGSTFGMSEEIIPLYAIFIPLMFALGFDSMTAILILFLGTQIGYVGSTVNPFSVLIAQGVAGVQGNPQLWLRFIEWIVFTGISVGFTMWYAHRVKKNPEKSAVFQNDIINRQHFIKETDGIEVKFSNRDKLIIGGFIVTLGLIVWGILSKGWYMTEIGALFFVLGIFSGIVTRMSQKEIAENFVKGCGEFIYAAVIIGLARGILVVAENGMIIDTILNGLATMLQGLPNYLFTTIMLIVHNIITFLVPSSSGEAALTMPVLAPLGDLVGVNREAVVTAYQFGNGLTNLISPTGGVLLAGLAIGRINFGQWLKVILKLFPILWLVAAIFAAISSAVGM; this is encoded by the coding sequence ATGGAAACGGTTAAACGCAAATGGAAATGGTCCCTTCCTCATAGCTATACATTGATTTTCCTGATTATTGTCGCTATTGCCGGTCTGACCTGGATTGTCCCCAGCGGGCAATTTGACCGCCAGGAGGTTGTGGTGGATGGTTCTTCCCGGACAGCCATTATCCCGGGAACCTACCACACCGTACCCAAAACCAGTGAACAAGGGGACTTGAGACAGGGTTTTGCCCAAATTGCCAGTGCGCCGATGGAGGGCATTATCAATGCTGCCGATGTTGTGGCCTTCGTTCTGGTTGTAGGGGGAGCTTTTGGAATCATTTTGCAGACCGGAGCGATCGACCGGGCATTGATGGCTTTAGCCGGCAGGCTCAAAACAAAAGGAATATTGCTAATCCCGATTGCCATGGTTATTTTCAGCCTTGGGGGTTCCACCTTTGGGATGAGTGAAGAAATCATACCATTGTATGCTATTTTTATCCCGTTGATGTTTGCCTTAGGTTTTGACTCCATGACGGCAATTCTCATCCTTTTCCTCGGAACACAGATCGGTTATGTCGGATCAACCGTCAATCCGTTCTCTGTATTGATCGCCCAAGGCGTAGCGGGGGTGCAGGGAAATCCGCAGTTATGGCTGAGATTTATTGAATGGATTGTTTTTACTGGGATATCCGTTGGCTTTACGATGTGGTATGCACACCGGGTGAAGAAGAACCCGGAGAAATCGGCAGTTTTCCAGAACGATATTATCAACCGTCAGCACTTCATCAAGGAGACGGACGGGATAGAAGTAAAATTCTCGAACCGGGATAAATTGATTATTGGCGGATTTATCGTTACCTTGGGGCTTATTGTCTGGGGGATATTGAGCAAAGGCTGGTATATGACCGAGATTGGAGCGCTTTTCTTTGTACTTGGTATTTTTTCGGGCATTGTTACCCGGATGAGCCAGAAGGAAATCGCCGAGAATTTTGTCAAAGGCTGCGGAGAATTTATCTATGCTGCGGTGATCATCGGCTTGGCCCGGGGAATTCTCGTTGTTGCCGAGAACGGGATGATTATCGATACCATTCTTAACGGGCTGGCAACCATGCTGCAAGGCTTGCCGAATTACTTGTTCACCACCATCATGCTAATCGTTCACAATATTATAACGTTCCTGGTCCCTTCTTCATCCGGGGAAGCGGCCTTAACGATGCCCGTGCTTGCACCTTTAGGCGATCTGGTAGGTGTTAACCGCGAAGCGGTAGTAACCGCATACCAATTCGGTAATGGATTAACGAATCTGATCTCTCCGACAGGCGGGGTGCTGCTGGCAGGTCTGGCTATCGGCCGGATCAATTTTGGACAATGGCTGAAGGTGATCCTCAAGCTGTTTCCGATTCTCTGGTTGGTGGCGGCGATTTTTGCTGCAATCTCCTCAGCAGTAGGCATGTAG